One Chionomys nivalis chromosome 4, mChiNiv1.1, whole genome shotgun sequence genomic region harbors:
- the C4H11orf71 gene encoding uncharacterized protein C11orf71 homolog, whose protein sequence is MAQNSASLSAGDQANRGAYRSSQGDLNQPTMAWAMVSGDSFLVTSLEPNQAGPRPPVRPSVRTDRRRMSVGGRSRSRQGRFSPYPIPGVKLDLLRSVLQQRLVAMGTALAARISA, encoded by the coding sequence ATGGCTCAGAACTCGGCGTCTCTGTCGGCCGGCGATCAAGCCAACAGGGGGGCCTACCGGTCCTCCCAGGGAGATCTCAACCAGCCTACCATGGCTTGGGCGATGGTCTCCGGAGACAGCTTCCTGGTGACCAGTCTTGAACCGAATCAGGCAGGACCTCGCCCGCCAGTGCGACCCAGCGTTCGGACCGACAGACGTCGAATGTCCGTCGGTGGCCGCAGCCGAAGCCGCCAAGGGAGATTCTCTCCTTACCCGATCCCTGGCGTCAAGCTCGACCTCTTAAGAAGTGTGCTGCAGCAGCGTCTGGTTGCCATGGGAACTGCCCTGGCAGCCCGCATCTCGGCGTAG